The following proteins come from a genomic window of Flavobacterium eburneipallidum:
- the accB gene encoding acetyl-CoA carboxylase biotin carboxyl carrier protein produces the protein MDLKEIQNLIKFVANSGVAEVKLEMDDVKITIRTTLEGNVAEATYIQQIPAQPAIQPVAVPQTIAPVAPTPAAPAVENSNYITVKSPIIGTFYRKPSPDKPMFVEVGSTIAKGDVLCVIEAMKLFNEIESEVSGKIVKILVDDMSPVEYDQPLFLVDPS, from the coding sequence ATGGATTTAAAAGAAATTCAAAATCTAATCAAATTTGTAGCAAATTCAGGAGTTGCTGAAGTTAAATTAGAAATGGACGATGTTAAAATCACCATTAGAACCACTTTGGAAGGAAATGTAGCTGAAGCAACTTATATCCAACAAATTCCAGCTCAACCAGCTATTCAGCCAGTTGCAGTTCCTCAAACCATCGCTCCAGTAGCTCCAACACCAGCTGCTCCAGCAGTAGAGAATTCTAATTACATTACTGTTAAATCTCCAATTATTGGAACTTTTTATAGAAAACCATCTCCAGACAAACCAATGTTTGTAGAAGTAGGCAGCACTATTGCTAAAGGAGATGTACTTTGTGTAATTGAAGCCATGAAATTATTCAACGAAATCGAATCTGAAGTTTCAGGTAAAATCGTTAAAATTTTAGTGGATGATATGTCACCAGTAGAATACGACCAACCATTATTTTTAGTAGATCCCTCTTAA
- a CDS encoding beta-ketoacyl-ACP synthase III codes for MNKITAAITAVGAYVPDYVLTNKILETLVDTNDEWITSRTGIKERRILKDDTKGTSFMAIKAAQDLITKANIDPLEIDMVIMATATPDMPVAASGVHVATEIGAKNAFAYDLQAACSSFLFGMSTAAAYIQSGRYKKILLIGADKMSSIVDYTDRTTCIIFGDGAGAALFEPNYEGLGLQDEYLRGDSIGRDFLKIDAGGSLHPATTQTVEEGRHNIKQDGKTVFKYAVTNMADASEMILKRNNLTNADVDWLVPHQANKRIIDATASRMNLEDSKVLMNIEKYGNTTSATLPLVLNDFENLFKKGDTIILAAFGGGFTWGSIYLKWAYDKK; via the coding sequence ATGAATAAAATTACAGCCGCAATTACTGCTGTTGGAGCTTATGTTCCAGACTACGTGCTTACAAATAAAATTCTCGAAACATTAGTAGATACTAATGATGAATGGATAACCTCTCGTACGGGAATAAAAGAAAGAAGAATTCTAAAAGATGACACAAAAGGAACTTCTTTTATGGCCATAAAAGCCGCTCAAGACTTGATAACAAAAGCCAATATCGATCCTTTAGAAATTGACATGGTAATAATGGCAACTGCAACACCAGATATGCCAGTGGCAGCTTCAGGAGTACATGTTGCAACTGAAATCGGTGCAAAAAATGCTTTTGCCTATGATTTGCAAGCAGCCTGCTCTAGTTTTTTATTCGGAATGTCCACTGCAGCAGCTTACATTCAATCCGGAAGATATAAAAAAATACTACTTATCGGAGCTGATAAAATGTCATCTATAGTAGATTATACCGACCGAACTACCTGTATCATCTTTGGCGATGGAGCTGGTGCCGCTTTATTCGAACCTAATTATGAAGGATTAGGATTGCAAGACGAATATTTAAGAGGAGACAGCATTGGTCGTGATTTTCTTAAAATTGATGCTGGTGGATCTTTACATCCAGCAACAACCCAAACGGTTGAAGAAGGAAGACACAATATCAAACAAGACGGAAAAACAGTTTTCAAATATGCTGTGACTAATATGGCTGATGCTAGTGAAATGATTTTGAAAAGAAATAATTTGACCAATGCAGATGTAGATTGGTTAGTTCCACATCAAGCCAACAAACGCATTATTGATGCGACCGCAAGTCGAATGAATTTAGAAGACTCTAAAGTCTTAATGAATATAGAAAAGTACGGAAATACAACTTCTGCCACCTTACCATTAGTACTTAATGATTTTGAAAACCTATTCAAAAAAGGCGACACCATCATTTTAGCCGCTTTCGGAGGAGGATTTACATGGGGTTCTATTTACTTAAAATGGGCATACGATAAAAAATAA
- the rpmF gene encoding 50S ribosomal protein L32, which translates to MAHPKRKISKTRRDKRRTHYKATVAQIATCPITGEAHLYHRAYWHEGKMYYRGQVVIDKSTAVA; encoded by the coding sequence ATGGCACATCCTAAAAGAAAAATCTCGAAAACAAGAAGAGATAAGAGAAGAACACATTACAAAGCTACTGTAGCTCAAATCGCTACTTGCCCTATTACAGGTGAAGCACATTTATACCACAGAGCTTACTGGCATGAAGGTAAAATGTACTACAGAGGTCAAGTTGTTATAGATAAATCTACAGCGGTTGCTTAA
- a CDS encoding YceD family protein, producing MEKTKEFLIPFIGLKLGKHHFEYQVSNSFFEIFDYHEYNNSNIKVNVVLEKKSTMLELAFKHKGTVNVPCDMTNEEFDLPIKGSMKLIVRFGDVFNNDNEELLILPHGEYQIDIAQYIYEMIVLSVPLKRIHPGVKDGSLNSEALTKLKELTVKELKKENKKEENIDPRWDKLKQLLTDK from the coding sequence ATGGAGAAGACAAAAGAATTTTTAATTCCTTTTATAGGATTAAAGCTAGGGAAACATCATTTTGAATATCAGGTAAGTAACTCGTTCTTTGAAATCTTTGACTATCACGAATATAATAATTCGAATATCAAAGTAAATGTAGTTTTAGAGAAAAAAAGCACCATGTTGGAGTTGGCCTTCAAACATAAAGGAACAGTAAATGTTCCTTGTGATATGACAAACGAAGAGTTTGATTTGCCAATAAAAGGAAGTATGAAATTAATTGTTCGTTTTGGAGATGTCTTCAATAATGACAATGAAGAATTGCTCATTTTGCCGCATGGAGAATATCAAATAGATATTGCACAGTATATATACGAAATGATTGTATTATCAGTTCCTCTAAAGCGAATTCATCCAGGAGTTAAAGATGGCAGCCTAAACTCTGAAGCCTTAACAAAACTGAAAGAATTGACAGTAAAAGAACTGAAAAAAGAGAATAAAAAAGAAGAAAATATTGACCCGCGTTGGGACAAATTAAAACAACTATTAACGGATAAATAA
- the pdxA gene encoding 4-hydroxythreonine-4-phosphate dehydrogenase PdxA — protein MTKKAENIIVGISIGDLNGIGSEVILKTFEDSRMLELCTPVIFANVKILSFVKKSLESTSMLHGIDRLDQIVLGKINVLNVWQEAVDIKFGTTDDKVGKYAIKSFVTATKALKEGLVDVLVTAPINKYNIQSEDFKFPGHTDYLDQELEGNALMFMIQDNLRVGLLTDHIAINEVASHLTEELIVKKIETIKQSLIQDFSINKPKIAVLGLNPHCGDGGVIGKEDDVVLKPALKKIFEKGTLVFGPFAADGFFGSNQYEKYDAIIATYHDQGLIPFKTLSFGNGVNYTAGLNKVRTSPDHGTAYDIAGKGIADYNSFKEAVYAAIDIYHSRNQYAEISQKPLKIKEK, from the coding sequence ATGACAAAAAAAGCAGAAAATATAATCGTCGGAATTTCAATAGGAGATTTAAACGGTATTGGAAGCGAAGTAATTCTTAAAACATTTGAAGATTCTCGAATGTTGGAATTATGTACACCAGTTATTTTTGCCAATGTAAAAATTCTATCCTTTGTAAAGAAAAGTTTGGAATCTACATCTATGCTTCACGGAATTGATAGATTAGACCAAATTGTTTTGGGAAAAATCAATGTATTAAATGTTTGGCAAGAAGCCGTAGATATAAAATTTGGCACTACCGATGATAAAGTGGGTAAATATGCCATCAAATCTTTTGTTACAGCTACTAAAGCTTTGAAAGAAGGATTGGTAGATGTATTAGTAACAGCCCCTATAAATAAGTACAACATTCAATCGGAAGATTTTAAATTTCCGGGACATACAGATTATTTAGATCAGGAATTGGAAGGAAATGCTTTGATGTTTATGATTCAGGATAACTTGAGAGTGGGACTATTGACAGATCATATTGCTATTAATGAAGTTGCATCACATCTTACAGAGGAATTGATTGTAAAAAAGATTGAAACTATTAAACAGTCATTGATACAAGATTTCAGCATCAACAAACCAAAAATAGCGGTATTGGGATTGAATCCACATTGTGGAGACGGTGGCGTTATTGGCAAAGAAGACGATGTAGTATTGAAACCAGCATTAAAAAAAATATTCGAAAAAGGAACATTAGTATTTGGTCCCTTTGCTGCCGATGGCTTTTTTGGAAGTAATCAATATGAAAAATATGATGCTATTATTGCTACTTATCACGATCAGGGACTAATTCCTTTCAAGACTTTATCATTTGGAAACGGAGTAAATTACACAGCTGGTTTGAATAAAGTACGAACTTCCCCAGATCACGGAACAGCTTATGATATTGCTGGAAAAGGAATTGCGGATTATAATTCGTTTAAAGAAGCTGTTTATGCTGCAATTGACATCTATCATTCAAGAAATCAATATGCAGAAATCAGCCAAAAACCCTTGAAAATAAAAGAAAAATAG
- a CDS encoding riboflavin synthase, whose product MFTGIIETLGKIQEIKKDKDNLHITITSSVANELKIDQSVAHNGICLTVVNINQDQYTVTAIDETIKKTNISHWQTGDIVNLERAMKLGDRLDGHIVQGHVDQIGTCIVAKETNGSWGYTFEYDESLGNITIEKGSITVNGVSLTVVDSGKNQFSVAIIPYTFEHTNFNTFIEGTKVNLEFDVIGKYVSRLYSNK is encoded by the coding sequence ATGTTTACAGGAATCATAGAAACCCTTGGTAAAATCCAGGAAATAAAAAAAGACAAAGACAATCTACATATTACAATAACATCTTCCGTTGCTAATGAACTTAAAATAGATCAAAGTGTGGCTCATAATGGGATTTGTTTGACAGTTGTTAATATTAATCAAGATCAATATACTGTAACTGCTATTGATGAAACAATAAAAAAAACGAATATTTCCCATTGGCAAACTGGAGATATTGTTAACCTTGAAAGAGCTATGAAATTAGGTGATCGATTGGACGGTCATATTGTTCAGGGACACGTAGATCAAATTGGGACTTGTATTGTAGCAAAAGAAACCAACGGAAGCTGGGGATATACCTTTGAATATGACGAATCACTTGGAAATATTACTATCGAAAAAGGATCGATTACTGTAAATGGAGTAAGTTTGACTGTAGTAGATTCTGGTAAAAACCAATTTAGTGTTGCAATTATTCCTTATACTTTTGAACATACTAATTTTAATACTTTTATAGAAGGGACAAAAGTGAACCTTGAATTTGATGTCATTGGTAAATATGTTTCTCGTTTGTATTCAAATAAATAA
- the rbfA gene encoding 30S ribosome-binding factor RbfA — METNRQKKIGGVIQKDLVDILQGEVRKNGLTNLIISVSKVSVTTDLSVATVYLSIFPQEKAQETLVGIKANSKLIKHDLSQRVRLQLRKVPNLVFFIDDSLDYIEKIDNALSNKENPIENRDLLEKRRFQ, encoded by the coding sequence ATGGAAACAAATAGACAGAAAAAAATAGGCGGAGTTATCCAAAAAGATTTGGTGGACATCCTACAAGGTGAAGTGAGAAAGAACGGACTTACGAATTTAATCATTTCGGTATCCAAAGTTAGTGTGACTACAGATTTATCCGTAGCCACGGTTTATTTAAGTATTTTTCCTCAAGAAAAAGCCCAAGAAACTTTAGTGGGAATAAAAGCGAATTCTAAATTAATAAAACACGATTTGTCTCAAAGAGTACGTTTGCAATTGCGAAAAGTGCCTAATTTAGTATTCTTTATAGACGACTCATTAGATTACATAGAAAAAATAGACAATGCTTTGTCTAATAAAGAAAATCCTATAGAAAATCGTGATCTTTTAGAAAAACGCAGATTTCAATAA
- a CDS encoding ABC transporter permease, which produces MNFPLYIAQRYIFSSSKNNAINIINRIASVGIIVGAMALFVVLSVFSGLKVFSLSFSNDIDPDLKVSSTLGKSFLVSPSQENQIKQIEGIASYSKIIEERVLFTFNGKQEVTWLKGIDSSYTKVNAIKKKIYTGDWLEKDTYQVVVGYGTAVEFSMGILDFKNQLEVLAPKPGKGNIENPAEAFNKEVIIPVGVYAISEELDSKYVFADLGLAQELLEYKPTQISGIEIKMNKNADEKAIVNKLQTIFNNKITVKNRAQLNESLYKMLNTENLAVYLIFTLVIIIALFNLVGALIMMILDKKGNLKTLLNLGTDIKDLRKIFLLQGTLLSVFGGIIGLTLGIAIVLLQQHFELIMITPTLAYPVDFTIENVLIVFATIVSLGFIASLIASSRVSKKLLD; this is translated from the coding sequence TTGAATTTTCCTCTTTACATAGCCCAACGGTATATTTTTAGCAGCAGCAAAAATAATGCTATCAACATCATCAATCGCATTGCTAGTGTGGGAATCATCGTTGGTGCGATGGCTTTGTTTGTGGTTTTGTCCGTTTTTAGCGGATTAAAAGTCTTCAGCCTTTCGTTTAGCAATGATATTGATCCTGATTTGAAAGTTAGCAGTACTTTGGGAAAATCTTTTCTAGTTTCTCCATCTCAAGAAAATCAAATCAAACAAATTGAAGGTATTGCTTCTTACAGCAAAATAATAGAAGAACGTGTTTTATTTACTTTCAACGGAAAACAAGAAGTTACTTGGCTCAAAGGAATTGATTCTAGTTATACCAAAGTAAATGCAATTAAGAAAAAAATCTATACAGGGGATTGGCTCGAAAAAGATACTTATCAAGTAGTGGTTGGCTATGGAACTGCTGTGGAATTTTCGATGGGAATATTGGATTTTAAAAATCAATTGGAAGTTCTGGCACCAAAACCGGGAAAAGGCAATATCGAAAATCCAGCGGAAGCTTTCAATAAAGAGGTGATAATTCCAGTAGGAGTCTATGCAATTAGCGAAGAATTGGATTCTAAATATGTGTTTGCTGATTTAGGTTTGGCTCAAGAATTATTGGAGTATAAACCCACCCAAATTTCAGGAATTGAAATCAAGATGAATAAAAATGCTGATGAAAAAGCTATTGTCAATAAACTTCAAACTATTTTCAATAATAAAATCACAGTAAAAAACAGAGCGCAACTCAACGAATCACTGTATAAAATGCTGAATACCGAGAATCTTGCGGTTTATCTCATATTTACTTTAGTCATTATTATTGCCCTTTTCAATCTGGTTGGTGCATTAATCATGATGATTCTGGACAAAAAAGGAAACCTGAAAACACTTTTAAATCTAGGAACTGACATCAAAGATTTACGCAAAATATTCCTGCTTCAAGGTACTTTGTTAAGCGTTTTTGGTGGAATAATTGGATTGACTTTAGGTATTGCAATCGTTTTACTGCAACAACATTTTGAATTGATAATGATTACTCCAACCCTAGCTTATCCAGTAGATTTTACAATAGAAAACGTGTTGATTGTGTTTGCAACCATTGTTTCCCTTGGTTTTATTGCTTCATTGATTGCGAGTAGTCGTGTAAGTAAGAAGTTGTTGGATTGA
- a CDS encoding type II toxin-antitoxin system RelE/ParE family toxin codes for MSYNKLTLKTNTAVEIENVIAHYASINIVLAKRIEKEIRLGLKIIAKNPESFQFRYSKIRIFWLNKFPYGLYYIWENNEVFILAFWHSKEDIPNKLPQIL; via the coding sequence ATGAGTTATAACAAACTCACTTTAAAAACAAATACAGCGGTTGAAATCGAAAATGTAATTGCACATTATGCTTCAATCAATATTGTTTTAGCAAAAAGAATCGAAAAAGAAATACGATTAGGTTTAAAAATTATTGCTAAAAATCCTGAAAGTTTCCAGTTTCGTTATTCTAAAATCAGAATATTTTGGTTGAATAAATTCCCTTATGGTTTGTATTATATTTGGGAAAATAATGAAGTGTTTATTTTAGCATTTTGGCATTCCAAAGAAGATATCCCAAACAAGCTTCCGCAGATTTTATAA
- the dusB gene encoding tRNA dihydrouridine synthase DusB yields the protein MIKIGNIKLPDFPLLLAPMEDVSDPPFRRLCKQHGADLMYSEFISSEGLIRDAIKSRMKLDIFDYERPVGIQIFGGDEEAMALSSKIVSTVNPDLIDINFGCPVKKVVCKGAGAGVLKDVDLMIRLTQAVIDSTHLPVTVKTRLGWDDNSINIDEVAERLQDIGVAALSIHARTRAQMYKGHSDWSHIARVKNNPRITMPIFGNGDIDSPEKALQYKNEYGIDGIMIGRAAIGYPWIFDEIKHYFKTGEHLAKPTVSDRVEAVRNHLTWAMEWKGERLGIVETRPHYTNYFKGIHSFKPFKQQLVTLDRPEELFAVLNEIEETYSGYEVV from the coding sequence TTGATAAAGATTGGCAACATAAAACTTCCTGATTTTCCGTTACTTCTCGCACCTATGGAAGATGTGAGCGATCCGCCGTTTCGCAGATTGTGCAAACAACACGGAGCCGATTTGATGTATTCCGAATTTATTTCCTCCGAGGGATTAATTCGCGACGCCATCAAAAGCCGAATGAAACTCGATATTTTCGATTACGAAAGACCCGTTGGAATCCAGATTTTTGGAGGAGACGAAGAAGCAATGGCATTGTCCTCTAAAATTGTTTCTACGGTAAATCCAGATTTAATTGATATTAATTTTGGCTGTCCCGTAAAGAAAGTCGTTTGCAAAGGCGCAGGCGCAGGAGTTTTGAAAGATGTCGATTTGATGATTCGCTTGACGCAAGCCGTTATCGACAGCACACATTTGCCAGTTACAGTAAAAACCCGTTTGGGCTGGGATGATAATTCTATTAATATTGATGAGGTTGCCGAGCGTCTGCAGGATATTGGTGTTGCTGCTTTGAGCATTCACGCCCGAACCCGTGCCCAAATGTATAAAGGCCATTCGGATTGGTCACACATCGCCCGAGTGAAAAATAATCCCAGAATCACAATGCCTATTTTTGGAAATGGCGATATTGATTCTCCCGAAAAAGCATTACAGTATAAAAATGAATACGGCATCGACGGCATTATGATTGGTCGTGCTGCCATTGGCTATCCTTGGATTTTCGATGAAATCAAACATTACTTCAAAACTGGCGAGCATTTAGCAAAACCAACTGTGTCGGACAGAGTAGAAGCTGTTCGCAATCACTTAACCTGGGCAATGGAATGGAAAGGTGAAAGACTCGGAATTGTAGAAACACGTCCGCATTATACCAATTACTTTAAAGGAATTCATTCTTTCAAACCTTTTAAACAACAATTGGTTACTCTAGACCGTCCCGAAGAATTATTTGCTGTTTTGAATGAAATTGAAGAAACTTATTCGGGATATGAGGTGGTTTAG